ATTAAAGTGGAAATTAATggaaaagagaatagaaaagtaGAGCAGTTCAATGAAATTAAAAGCTCTTCTTTAAAAAGCTCAACAAAACTAACGTATCTTTAGCTAGAGtcataaaagaagagaaagataagaCTCAAATGActagaatcagaaatgaaagaggggacattACCACCAACTTTATAGAAATGAGTATAAAAGAATACTATGACTTACATGCAAACGAAttagataacttagatgaaatgggaAAATTCCGAGAAATACACAAACTGCCAAAACTGACTCAAGGAAAAGTGTACAATCTGAACAGAGCTATAAGGAGTAAAGAGATAggattagtaatttaaaaaactgcccaaagaaaagcccaggcccACATGGCTTCTTTGGTAAATTCTaaaaaacatttaaggaagagtTAACACCAGTTCTTCACAAACTCTTCAAGAAAATAGCGGAGAAGGCAACATTCCCCAACTCATTTAATGAGGCCAGTACTACCCAGAAACcaaactagacaaagacattacaagatagaaaactatagatcaatatatcttatgaatatagatgcagaaattctgaacaaaataactatcaaaccaaatccagcaacatataaaaataatgatacaccatgaccaagcaggatttatcccaggaatgtgaAGTTGGTTtgcattagaaaaataattaatgtaataTAGCATATCAATATGgtagaaacaaaaatcacatgatcttcTCAATAGGCACAGCAAAAGACTTGGATAAAACTCAACACTCTTTATAAAAAATCACTCAGAAAAccaggaatagaagggaacttcctcaacccgATAAAGAACAGCTATGAAGAATCCACAGTTAACATCAGgcttaatggtgaaagattgaatgctttcctcctaagattaggaacaaggtaaggatgtcctctctcactacTTCTACTCAACATTTTAATGGAAGTACAAGCCAAAGCAATTAAGtaagataaagaaaggaagaaaaagtatcgAGATTGGAAAGAGAGAAGTAAAactctctgtttgcagatgacataatcttacaCATAGAAAAATCGTAAGGAATCCACCAAAaaatattagaactaataaatgaattcagcaaggtTGTGGCATAtaagatcaatacacaaaaatcaagtgtatttctatacacttgcAATGAACTATATGGAAATGAAACTGacaacataatttatatataactgcatcaaaaagaataataggaggactcacattttctgatttgaaaacttagtacaaagctacagtaataaaaGGACAATAATACTGGCATAGGACAGACagatagacaaatggaacagaattgacagtccagaaataaacccatacaccTATGGCAAATTGATTTTTGGCAAGGGTGAAAAGTACTTTCAAAGGGGAAATAGTAGTTGTctcttcagcaaatggtgctggaataactggacagccacatgcaaaagaatagacTTGGACCCTTACCTCATGCTCTCtataaaagttaactcaaaatggaccaaaCACCTAAATGtcagagctaaaactataaaactcttagaagaaaatgtaagggTAAATCATGACCTGGGATTTGGCAAATGATTCTGaggtatgacaccaaaaacatggacaacaaaaacaaaaacaaaaaattggcttTACCAAAATTCAACACTTTGTGCTTCAAGGGATGCTATCAAGAAAGTggaaagacaacccacagaatgggagaaaatatttgcaaattatgtatctgataagggacttgtatccagaatacagAAAGAGATCCTAcaattcaataattaaaaaaagataaataacccaAGTTTTTcaaatgggcaaaggaaatggATAGACatctctccaaagaagatatacaaatagtcaacaagcacatgaaaagatactcgaTGTCCTTAttcttcagggaaatgcaaatcaaaaccacgatgataTACTGCTTCACAATCAGTCAGAAGACTAGGATGAAAAGGTAAGAGAGTGTGtgggagaggatatggagaaatcagaaccctcagacactgctggtggaaatgtacaATGATACGGCCACCTTGGAGAATAGTTTGGTGGTTCTTCAGAAGACTAAACATAGAgtaaccatatgacccagcaatcccattcctagtgtatacccaagaaaaatgaaaacatttatccACTCAAAAACTTGTTAACgtaaatattcatagcagcattattcataacagccgaAGAGTGCAAatagcccaaatgtccattaaatgATAAATAGATGAACAAAATGTTCATCTGTTTATACAtgagaatattattcagctataaaaggGAGTGAAGTACCGACACATgatacaatatggatgaaccttgaaaacatgctaagaaGCTGGTCTCCAAAGACCACATATTAGAGGACTGCCTTCATATGAAGTGTCTAGAACATGGAAGTTCACAGAGATAAAAAGTAGACTTGTGGTTGCTTATGGCTTGGGGAGGGGTGCACAGGTAGATAGATGGTGGTGAGAAGGAAGATAACTTAAAGTATGCCATGCCaagtttctttttgaggtgatgaaaatgttcaaaaattaacTGTGATGATGATTACACATATCTGTCAATACTAAAAACCatttaatctctctctctatatatatacacacacatatatatacacacacacacatatatacacacacacacacacacacacacatatatatatatatgcttttttttttttttgagatggagtctcactctgtcacccaggctggagtgcagtgccacaatcccagctcattgcaagatccgcctccgggattcaaacaattcttctgcctcagcctcccaagtagctggaattacagacgtgcaccaccacacccagctaatttttgtgtttatggttgagactgggtttcacaatgttgaccaggctagtctcgaactcctcatctcaagtgatccatgtgccacggcctctgaaagtgttgggattacaggtgtgagccactacgcccgtcCTGAATCATATACTTGAAATGTGTTGATTATggattatatgaattatatctcagtaaaaggaaaaaagagaaagagaaagaaaaagagggagggagggagggaagatgaaggagggtgggagggagagaatgagggaaatggtgagggaaaagaaaaaggaaaacaaaaaggaaagacaagGCAGGGAGGAAGCCCCAAGGCTGGCCCCATGGGAGCACAGAAGGCCTCCTGGCAAGGGCCCTGCACATGTGTgttacacacgtgcacacactcacacatctaGCCTAGTAAAGATATCCTCTCTAGTCCCCAAGCCGACTCCATTCTCAGTTCTTCCACCCCCAGCTCTCCCACCCCATTTGCTAGGGTGCACGGCTGCCCACGCAGGCTCCTGGTGGGTCCAGGAACAGACCTGTCCTCCATGCCTTTCCTGGATTCCATCTCCCCCAAGACATCACTCCAGGCTACTGCAGTTCTTTctaatgttttcaagtttttggTGGGTCCAGTCCACTCAAAACAGTGGCAGCCAAAATTGATAGAGTAACAGATGAAATCCTAGGCACACTAGGAAAAGAAGCTGGCACAAAGCCAGGGAACATGTTCAGAGAAGACTAGAAAGCCAGAGTTCAGGGAGGCCGTGAGAGGTTGGCTGGGTTTTGGGAGAGATGCTGTAGAACTAGAAGATCCCTGATGTTGGGGCAGGTTATGGCCCAATGGGCCATCTGTCCAGGGCAGAAAAAGACATATTGGTCAGTTTTGAAATAGCCTTTTAGCATTACTTGGGTAGAGAAATGTTTTACTAAGGAACAGAACAATTCAACAATATGGAAAAATTTGGCTGACACCTAAGTAAGTAATTttagaactttaggaggccaaagcaggcggattgcttgagtttgagaccagcctgggcaacatggcaaaatctgtctctactaaaaatacaaaaactagctgagcatggtggtgcatgcctgtggtcccagctacttgggaggctgaggtgagaggatcacctgagcttggggaggtccaggctgcagtgcgcgatgatagcgccactacactccaacctgaacgacaagagaaagaaaaatctggaagATCAACTCTGTGTTCAGAGGGCATGTCTATACTTTGTCACAGAATGTTCAGTACTTGATGTTTATACTGATGTTATCAagacatcaaaaagttaaaatattttcagaaagaaagagcaaCTATCCAATGTGTCTAAAATCAACTGGCATATAAAGAGATGTGCACTGATTATCTGGAAAAGGCCATCAGATGGGGCATTTCTGTCCCTAATAAAGCTGACTTACTGAAGTGTTAGTAGGCTCCTGTTTGGGCCCAACTCACCTGTTGAGGTTAATTCATCTTTGCTAATGAAGGGGAAAGGGGGAGATTGTTGTAGAAAGACCCTGCTTTGCCTTTGTTTTCAGGTGTTGCTGTGGCCAGTTCACCAACCAGCATATCCCCCCTCTGCCAAGTGCAACACCCagcaaaaatgaagaggaaaacaaacaggTGGAGACTCAGCCTGAGAAATGGTCTGTTGCCAAGCACACCCAGAGCTACCCAACAGATTCCTATGGAGTTCTTGAATTCCAGGGTGGCGGATACTCCAATAAAGCCATGGTGAGAAAGGCATTCAGACATGGTGCCACTAGGATCACAGCTTTCATTGGCGGCCAGTCTCCCAGTCCCAAACTGCAGATACCTGGTTTCCTTCATAGCTGTGGCTCAATCTTCCTAGATATTTCGTTGAAAAACCAAGAGATTTATCTGTGCATATGGCTTTTAGCCATGAGGCTTGGAAACTGGACACCATTGTAAAGAACATCTAGTGTCCCGTAAATCCATACCGAACCTCTGAATCCACAAACCAGGCTCTGGCCCAACCCTGCAAACACACTCCATTGCTCCATCTTCAGTAATGAAAGACAAATTCCTTTTTCTAATAACTGTGGACCTGCAGCCCCCTTAGATGTGTTGAGagtctttggaaatattttcctctGAGGTCTGTCCACAGCTTCCCTGGGCCTGCACTCAGCTGGCCCGAGAAGGATCAAGGTCCCTCACATTTGCATGTAAACAGGGAGTGCCCTCTGCCCTTCCAGTGAGCCCTGCCAGAGTGGGGGAGGCTTCAGCTCTGTGATCCATTCTAGCTCACTCTGAATTACACTCCTACATGCCCAGTCACAACCTTTttgcaatttcattttatttcactgGCCCAACATCAtcgttaaaataaaatttagttgcGTTCCAAATGCTGCAATATACAGTCTTCTGAACTGGCTCCCTACATATTAGCCCAGACACAAAGAAGCAGTTCATAGAAGACAAGGCATCTGAGCATTATTAACCTCCTCCTCACTTCGAACAGAAGGTCAGGTTCACACGTGGGCCCATGATCGCCTGTCCCATTTACTCAACAACATCCTCATCCAACTTCTTGGGCCACTGTTCTAGCTAAGCCAGCTTTGGAACCTATTCCTCCAAGGTTaggattgccagataaaatacaggacacccagctatatttgaatttcagacaTATCATGGATAAATTTTCAGTacaagtatgtcccaaatattgcatgatttattgcatttaataaaaatgttgtactgaaacatttttcattgttcctctaaaattcaaatttaactgggtgtctgGGTCTgtttggctgctataacaaattgccttaggctgggtaatttataaacagcagaaatttattgctcacatttCTAGAGTCTGGGaggcccaagatcaaggtgccagcagatttggtgtctggtgagggtccatCCTCTGCTTCATAgctggcaccttcttgctgtgtcctcacatggcagaagcagAGAATAAGTTCTCtgagtcctctttttttttttttttttttgagatggagtttcaatcttgttgcccaggctggagtgcaatgtgcaatcttggctcaccgcaacatctgcctcccgggttcaagtgattctcctgcctcagcttccgaagtagctaggattacaggtgtgcaccaccacacctggctaattttgtatttttttagtaaagatggggtttcaacatgttggtcaggctggtcttgaacccctgacctcaagtgatccacctgcctcggcttcccagagtgctgggattacagacgtaagccaccatgcccggccctgagtcctcttttataaggacactggtcCCACTCATGAGGGATCTATGctcgtgacctaatcaccttctaaCATCCCACCTCTTAACACTATTGCATTGGAAATTAGGTTTCCACGTGAATTTTAGGGgaatacaaacattcagaccatagcaccaggcatcttttatttgcatttgctAAACCTGACAATCCTCTCCAAAGTTCCCTTCAGTCACTTGGCCACAGACTCACACAGAGGGCTCCAGGGCCCTGAGGGAGAGACAAGCCAGGCAGATCTTGCTTGGACAAGAGCAATAGCCTCACTCCCCTTTGACACGAGAAGCAAAACCAAGAACAGAGGCTGAGTGCCACACACTCTTTCACAGTATATCCGTGTATCCTATGACACCAAGCCAGACTCACTACTCCACCTCATGGTGAAAGATTGGCAGCTGGAACTCCCCAAGCTCTTAATATCTGTGCATGGaggcctccagaactttgagatgCAGCCCAAGCTGAAACAAGTCTTTGGGAAAGGTCTGAtcaaggctgccatgaccacCGGGGCCTGGATCTTCACCGGGGGAGTCAGCACAGGTAAGAGCAGGCCCTTTCCCTCCCGATAGTCAATGTACCACCCAGAACTCATTGGGTCCCCAAAGAGCTTCTTAATAACTAAGGACAACAAAACATATTGCATCCTGATCATATTTATGAGAAAAGTGAAGTCTTTATTCCGTAGCTTGTGGTTTTTACTTTGGTATgactctttaaaacaaaaaaaaaaagagcaagtacAATAatgattgtctttttttgtttgtttgtttgtttgtttgtttttttgagacggagtctcactctgtcgcccatgctggagtgcagtggccagatctccgctcactgcaagctccgcctcccgggttcgcgcaattctcctgcctcagcctcccgagcagctgggattacaggcgcccaccacctcgcccggcttatttttttgtatttttagtagagacggggtttcaccgtgttagccaggatggtctcgatctcctgacctcgtgatccgcccgtctcggcctcccaaagtgctgggattacaggcttgagccaccgcgcccggcctaataatGATTGTCATAATGGTGAACATCTCTGGGTCACCCATGACATGCAATGTTCCTTGAACTGAGCCCTATACAAGCATCATCTTCATTAGACCTCTTGACAATCCGTTTCCTGTTAcaggaaaggaaactgaggcaccaagacATTAAGGAATATACCAGGGAGTCTGGCTCTCAATTTTCATGGAAgggagccaaggaatgccaaaaaGACTCCGGTTATTTCCAACTTCAGGCCTTAGACATCTGTAAAGGAAATCCCTGCACAGTtgctttggtttctgtttttgttttcccatttctAGAGCTAATGCAAGACTGCTAGTTATCATGAGCTCAGACTTTCAGTGTACTTTGTTTTAATGATAAAGATGAGTGTGTCTCACCCCTGATCTCTAGGGAATGTAGGGACTGAGGGCAAGTGTTCCTAAATTTCATGAATGATAATATGCTGGGAAGTTGAAGAGCCTAAAACATGACTGATGGCTGCTCACAGGTGTCATCAGCCACGTAGGGGATGCCTTGAAAGACCACTCCTCCAAGTCCAGAGGCCGGGTTTGTGCTATAGGAATTGCTCCATGGGGCATCGTGGAGAATAAGGAAGACCTGGTTGGAAAGGATGTAAGTGTTTTCTCTGCGAATGTTGGCAATTGTTTAAAATTAATGATTGATTTTGAGGTAACTGTAGATTCAGATGCAGTTGTAAGAATAATAAGAGAGCTCCCTTGCGGCCTTTCCCATTTTTccagtggtaacatcttgcaaaaccaTAATGCAAGATCACAACCCAGATACTGTCATTGACACGGTCAAGGTGCAGAATGTTTCCATCAACACGAGGATCCCTCCTGTTGCCCTTTCATATGTATATACCTCATTTCTTCCTACCCCCACCTCTTCTTtaacccctggaaaccactaatctgcccacccccccacccccatttcaAGAAGGTTCAGTAAATGGGATCATACAGTAATGTAACCTTTGgggactggcttttttttttcactccacACAGTTCTCTGAACATGCGTCCAGGTTGCCATATGTATCggtcttcattcctttttgctGCTGGATGGCATCCCATGGTATGGATGCACCAGTTTCTTTAATCATTTGTCTGTTGAAGAACAGTTTGGCTGTTACAAGTGAAATAGCCATAAACATCTCTGTGCAGGATTTGAGGTTAACATAGGTTTTATTTCTCTATGATAAATGCCAGGAGTGCAATTGCTAGGTTGTCATTATCTAAAACAAttaactttctttctattttaatgtaacaattggcaaaaataaaaccTTCAACAGGCAGGGTAGAGAGGTAAGAATAGGTTTCAGTGCAGTCACTCCACACATATGTATTGTGCTTGCTTCCCTTGTTTGTCTTAACATCCAAGTCCTGCAGGTCTGATTTGCGCTGTGCCCTTTGTCAGGTAACAAGAGTGTACCAGACCATGTCCAACCCTCTAAGTAAGCTCTCTGTGCTCAACAACTCCCACACCCACTTCATCCTGGCTGACAATGGCACCCTGGGCAAGTATGGCGCCGAGGTGAAGCTGCGAAGGCTGCTGGAAAAACACATCTCCCTGCAGAAGATCAACACAAGTAAGTGCTGGCAAAGGCATGCACTCCTCCTGGGCTGATGCCATCACAGAGGAAACAAGGCTGAGAAGGAGATTGCCCAAGGGGATTAGAAGATTAACCTTGCTTCTTGTTAGGTCAACAGAAAATGACTCACCTAGATGCCTTACCTTAGCCACCTACCAAATCACATACACTGGGCTACGTGGGGATGCTTTGCCCCAGGTTCATGAGTTAGCACAAAACAACCCTCAGTGCTTGCCATGGTGATGGCCTTGCCCACCCTGTTGCCCAGTGGTTCTTGTTCCCTGTAAttagttgttattttttaaatgtttgaacaGGAAAACAATTTCTCAAAGATTTAGTATGATTCCTTCTATTTGCTGATAAGTATTATGTGATCATTAAATATCTCTGTAACTCTGGGCCTCTCATGTAGACTAAGATGGCTAGGTGGGGACATATCTGGAGAGGGCTGCAGGAGCCGTCTGCTCCTGAAGGGGCATCATCCTTGCTGGTCCTGAGGGGGAGCTGTCACTGTCAGACGAAAGCTGAGGTCGAACTAGAGAGAAAGACACAAACCTCAACCAGATGAAATAATGATAACAACTGGTTAGAATTACAATAACTGGTATAATCTCTTGGAGCATGTTTATACTCCGGCAATTCTTAACGTCAATTGTTAAACGATCTGAAAGAGTAGTTTGTTTTTCCCATTACTGGCAAGATTTTTGTGGGAGACCATCTAGTCCTGGCGAATGGTCATTGGGAAGCATCATGTATGGGACTGTGATACTGCAGAGTGGGTAGAACGGGGATGGCCTACTAGGAAAAGTTGTAGATTTCCAAGAGTCAGATCTTGATGAATACATTGGTTGatgactaaattttttttgttctcaCATCTCTAATTTTTCTGGACTTGTAAGTTTTTACAACACCCCACTTCACTGGCCATGTGACTTGTGGGCTTCCCTTTGTCATCCTTTGCCTAGGGCTCTGAGCAGGGCAGGGACAGCAAAGGGGTGCTCAGTTGTCACTTCCCACAGCACAGAGCTTCGAGGACCCCAGCCTAAGCCAAGAAGAACCTGTTCTACTCTGTTGCTCGAAAATAAGGTGATTTGGCCACCATATTCCTAAAGATTGAGAATACTGAGCCTTGCTTGGGTTGGAAATCTCAAAGGCAGAGTCTAGGATATCTTAGTTCATTTTTCCAAATATCTCCTGGTCAGGGCTTGGCACAAAGCAGACCCTCAATGCATGTCTGCTGAAATGAACTTAACCGTAATTACTCTGATGGACACAGCAGAGCCATTCAACATATGTAAGAGTCTCTGACTGTAGAAACGCCTCATGGAAGCAAATTAGAGACTCTGAAATGACTCATTTGAAATTCTCCAATCTTCTCATAACAAATGCTGGCAGATTTTATCTGAAGCCCTTCAGAGCTGAGACCAACGACACTTCCACTTGCCTTTAGTTAATGTTGATCAACTAATTCCCACCACAACTAATGGACAGCTGGTGAAACAGGCTCAGAGTGTGGTCTGTCATGGCTAGTGTGGTGTAAAATTGGGAAGTAGGCAAGTGTGCTTCCACTCCCATTTCCTTCTCATTCCAGAATCCCAGCTTCCTGGAATCTTCCTGCCACCTCCTGCTTCCCAGAGCCATCCCCGCAGACTCTGCCACCAAAAGTTAGTCGGTGCCCACTGTGTTCTTGAAGAGTCCTGTTGACTGATAGAGACAGAGGGAGGACTCTGGGAATAGGTCATTAACTGATGGGCTACTAGTGGTCCATGTGGCTGCGTCCAAGATCAGCGCTTTATTCCAGCCACTGAAGATGGAAACGTCAACAAGAACAGTGTACCGCATTTGTATGCTATaacatttacaaaattatttggCAGCCAAACACACGTACTGATATTTTTACACCTGCAGGAGGTAAAGGAGGCGCTGTGATTGTT
The window above is part of the Macaca fascicularis isolate 582-1 chromosome 7, T2T-MFA8v1.1 genome. Proteins encoded here:
- the TRPM1 gene encoding transient receptor potential cation channel subfamily M member 1 isoform X2, which produces MSSFKRGSLKSSTSGSQKGQKSWIEKTFCKRECILVIPSTKDPNREMQIKTTMIYCFTISQKTRMKRCCCGQFTNQHIPPLPSATPSKNEEENKQVETQPEKWSVAKHTQSYPTDSYGVLEFQGGGYSNKAMVRKAFRHGATRITAFIGGQSPSPKLQIPGFLHSCGSIFLDISLKNQEIYLCIWLLAMRLGNWTPL